A genomic stretch from Acetomicrobium sp. S15 = DSM 107314 includes:
- a CDS encoding argininosuccinate synthase, producing the protein MAKEKVVLAYSGGLDTSVAVKWLQDQGYDVITFTADVGQGAVDLAAIKEKALKTGAVKAYVMDLKKELVENYVWPALKANAMYQGAYPLSAALSRPLIAAHLVEIAEAEGAVAVAHGCTGKGQDQVRIEVCAKALKPDIEVIAPVRDWHYTREQELEIATKHGIPVPRADSGIYSVDENLWGRSIECGPLEDPWNEPLSDAFTMTKDPWEAPDKPEYVIISFEKGIPVALDGKKMDGVDLIQKLNAIAGEHGVGRVDMIEDRLVGFKSREVYECPAAITLIQAHKALENMTLSKDVLSTKAGLESKYAELAYVGYWFSPLKEALDVLFDHIEGHVTGDVRVRLYKGQAVVVGLKSPESLYSLDLATYSEGDAFDHEASVGFITIWGLPIKTWRQKHPAPSAKASK; encoded by the coding sequence CGGTGGGTTGGACACGTCGGTTGCGGTGAAGTGGCTCCAAGATCAGGGATATGACGTGATCACGTTTACGGCCGACGTGGGGCAGGGCGCAGTGGATCTGGCTGCCATCAAGGAGAAGGCGCTTAAGACCGGCGCGGTCAAGGCTTACGTGATGGATCTCAAAAAAGAGCTGGTGGAGAACTACGTTTGGCCAGCTCTTAAGGCCAACGCGATGTATCAAGGCGCTTACCCCTTGAGCGCGGCTCTGTCTCGCCCTCTCATAGCTGCTCATTTGGTCGAGATCGCCGAGGCCGAAGGCGCCGTGGCGGTGGCTCACGGCTGCACGGGCAAGGGACAGGATCAGGTGCGCATCGAAGTGTGCGCCAAAGCCTTGAAGCCCGATATAGAGGTAATTGCTCCCGTGCGCGATTGGCACTATACGAGGGAGCAGGAGCTGGAGATCGCCACCAAACACGGCATACCCGTGCCGCGCGCCGATTCCGGCATCTACAGCGTCGACGAGAACCTCTGGGGGCGCTCCATTGAGTGCGGACCTCTTGAGGACCCCTGGAACGAGCCGCTATCGGACGCATTCACTATGACGAAGGACCCGTGGGAAGCGCCTGATAAACCGGAGTATGTGATCATATCCTTTGAGAAGGGTATCCCCGTTGCACTTGATGGAAAGAAGATGGACGGCGTGGATCTCATTCAGAAGCTGAACGCCATAGCCGGGGAGCACGGCGTGGGCAGGGTCGACATGATAGAAGATCGGCTCGTGGGCTTCAAGAGCCGAGAGGTCTACGAGTGCCCTGCGGCTATTACACTGATCCAGGCACACAAAGCCCTCGAGAACATGACGCTGTCCAAAGATGTCTTGTCGACCAAGGCGGGACTCGAGAGCAAATACGCGGAACTGGCCTATGTGGGATATTGGTTTTCTCCCTTGAAAGAGGCGCTCGATGTCTTATTTGACCATATTGAAGGGCATGTGACAGGCGATGTGAGGGTGAGGCTCTATAAGGGGCAGGCAGTCGTGGTGGGCCTGAAGTCGCCAGAATCGCTCTACAGCCTTGATTTGGCGACCTACTCGGAAGGGGACGCCTTCGATCATGAAGCCTCCGTCGGCTTCATCACCATATGGGGGCTGCCCATAAAGACGTGGAGGCAAAAACACCCTGCTCCTTCGGCCAAGGCCTCTAAGTAG
- a CDS encoding TIGR01212 family radical SAM protein (This family includes YhcC from E. coli K-12, an uncharacterized radical SAM protein.), whose product MKTYRSWSSYLRERFGERVHKLCLDLGAGCPHREGLSRGGCIFCDERGGGSGAALAGIPLEEQIKSGAAAIRARYKAQALILYFQSYSATNLPLDRLAEEVEKAIRLTERHARIVGLAFGTRPDLLPEDALDYFDDLAGEGLDVWVEIGVQSLSEESLRWLRRGHDVSCVEEAVKRCRDRKFFLCAHLIAGIPGEDDLQLARSAAALASWGVCAFKFHPLYVLRGTALEEEYRAGRFAPLTLDEYAEIVASAIASLPEGAIIQRLTADAKPPRLVAPLWVADKARAVARIERRLLALSES is encoded by the coding sequence ATGAAAACGTATCGCAGTTGGTCTTCTTACCTGCGGGAGAGGTTCGGCGAAAGAGTCCACAAGCTGTGCCTGGACCTCGGTGCAGGATGCCCCCACAGAGAGGGCCTCTCAAGGGGAGGATGCATCTTCTGCGACGAGCGAGGCGGCGGAAGCGGCGCGGCGCTGGCCGGCATACCGCTCGAGGAGCAGATAAAAAGCGGCGCGGCGGCCATCAGAGCGCGATATAAAGCGCAGGCCCTCATCCTTTACTTTCAAAGCTACTCCGCCACGAACCTCCCCTTAGACAGGCTTGCAGAAGAAGTGGAAAAAGCGATAAGGCTCACCGAAAGACACGCCAGGATCGTCGGATTGGCCTTCGGCACGAGGCCGGATCTCCTGCCCGAAGATGCGCTCGACTATTTCGACGACCTCGCCGGCGAGGGGCTCGACGTATGGGTCGAAATAGGCGTCCAGTCGTTGTCGGAAGAGAGCCTCCGCTGGCTAAGGCGCGGACATGACGTTAGCTGTGTAGAAGAAGCCGTAAAGCGCTGCCGTGACAGAAAGTTTTTCCTTTGCGCCCACCTCATCGCCGGCATACCAGGGGAAGACGATTTGCAACTGGCCAGGTCTGCCGCCGCGTTGGCCAGCTGGGGCGTCTGCGCGTTCAAATTTCACCCTCTGTACGTGCTCCGCGGGACGGCTCTGGAAGAGGAATACCGAGCCGGGCGATTTGCTCCGTTGACGCTCGACGAATATGCGGAGATCGTGGCATCGGCCATCGCGAGCTTGCCTGAGGGTGCGATCATCCAGCGCCTCACGGCCGATGCGAAGCCACCACGCCTCGTCGCCCCCCTGTGGGTGGCGGACAAAGCCCGCGCAGTGGCTCGCATAGAGCGGCGCCTATTGGCGCTAAGCGAGAGTTAA
- the purE gene encoding 5-(carboxyamino)imidazole ribonucleotide mutase — MSAKVGIVIGSKSDLERGKEAAKLLEELAIPYEITIASAHRTPDDVASYAKRAAERGIGVIIAMAGLAAALPGAIAAYTLIPVIGVPLEAGALKGVDALLSVAQMPPGVPVAAVGIGGVKNAVLMAARILSLSDGALRERLNSYVARASGDVQSARSSLEGLPAAPDEAFD, encoded by the coding sequence ATGAGCGCCAAGGTGGGAATCGTCATCGGATCCAAATCCGACCTCGAGCGAGGAAAAGAGGCCGCAAAGCTGCTCGAGGAGCTGGCGATTCCTTACGAAATAACCATAGCTTCTGCTCACAGGACCCCCGACGATGTGGCATCTTACGCCAAGCGCGCTGCGGAGCGCGGGATAGGCGTAATAATCGCGATGGCTGGCCTCGCTGCTGCGCTTCCAGGCGCAATAGCCGCCTATACACTGATACCGGTGATAGGCGTTCCACTCGAGGCCGGAGCCTTAAAGGGGGTAGATGCGCTGCTTTCTGTGGCCCAAATGCCGCCCGGCGTGCCGGTGGCCGCGGTGGGCATAGGGGGGGTAAAAAACGCGGTGCTTATGGCCGCCCGCATACTGTCCCTGAGCGACGGAGCGTTGAGGGAGCGCCTCAACTCTTATGTGGCGCGGGCCAGCGGCGATGTGCAGAGCGCCCGCTCTTCTCTGGAAGGCCTCCCCGCAGCCCCCGACGAGGCATTTGACTGA
- the purD gene encoding phosphoribosylamine--glycine ligase yields the protein MKALILGGGAREHAIAWALSRSKAFDEIHAAPGNGGIAEVAYLHGANPTKGDDVLALAKKISADLVVVGPEAPLMTGVPDALRREGIPVFGPGIDGARLEGSKAFAKTFMLDVGIPTPSFHICRTVAEAKEALSLRHPPFVVKADGLAAGKGAFVVEELAEAMRLCRSLLEEGALGEAGRTVVVEDYIAGREITAMLLIDGKNTGLLPLSQDHKRALDGDKGPNTGGMGAYAPVPWASKALIGRIEEIAHGTARALKAKGIDYRGVIYLGLMVDRDERPWVLEYNARFGDPEAQVVLPICDVDWGEVMLSVAKSESLNAIKAKDCAVGVVMASGGYPDRYDVGFEISGLEEARKTEGVLIFHAGTKRDGEKLVTSGGRVLTVVGLDSSLEEARAKAYRGVSAIGFEGAHYRRDIAWQALSPKTPGKGGDAR from the coding sequence GTGAAAGCCCTCATATTGGGAGGAGGCGCGAGGGAGCACGCCATCGCGTGGGCCCTCTCCCGCTCCAAGGCATTCGACGAAATCCACGCTGCGCCCGGCAACGGCGGCATCGCCGAGGTCGCCTACCTGCACGGGGCAAACCCCACAAAGGGCGATGATGTCTTGGCCTTGGCCAAAAAGATATCGGCAGACCTGGTCGTAGTGGGACCGGAAGCGCCCCTCATGACGGGCGTCCCGGACGCACTCAGGCGCGAGGGTATCCCCGTCTTCGGTCCGGGAATTGACGGGGCGCGCCTCGAGGGTAGCAAGGCTTTCGCCAAAACCTTCATGCTCGACGTCGGCATACCCACCCCCTCCTTTCACATATGCCGCACCGTGGCCGAAGCAAAAGAGGCGCTGTCCCTGCGTCACCCGCCCTTCGTCGTGAAGGCCGACGGTTTGGCCGCCGGCAAAGGGGCCTTCGTGGTAGAAGAGCTCGCCGAGGCGATGCGCCTGTGTCGTTCGCTTTTAGAGGAAGGGGCGTTGGGAGAAGCCGGCCGCACCGTTGTCGTCGAAGATTACATCGCGGGAAGAGAAATAACGGCGATGCTCCTGATAGATGGCAAAAATACGGGCCTGCTTCCCTTAAGCCAGGACCACAAGCGCGCCCTCGATGGTGACAAAGGGCCCAACACCGGTGGCATGGGCGCGTATGCCCCGGTTCCCTGGGCGAGCAAAGCCCTCATCGGGCGCATCGAAGAGATCGCCCATGGCACCGCTCGCGCGTTGAAAGCAAAAGGCATAGACTACCGAGGCGTCATATACCTCGGCCTAATGGTGGACCGTGACGAAAGGCCATGGGTCCTGGAATACAACGCGCGGTTCGGCGACCCGGAGGCGCAGGTGGTCTTGCCGATCTGCGACGTCGATTGGGGTGAGGTCATGCTATCGGTGGCAAAATCCGAGTCGTTAAACGCCATCAAGGCAAAGGACTGCGCCGTTGGAGTGGTGATGGCCTCCGGGGGCTATCCCGACCGTTACGACGTGGGCTTTGAGATAAGCGGCCTGGAGGAGGCCCGCAAGACAGAAGGGGTCCTGATCTTCCACGCCGGCACGAAAAGGGACGGCGAGAAGTTGGTCACGAGCGGTGGGCGGGTCTTGACCGTGGTCGGACTGGACTCGTCGCTCGAGGAGGCACGCGCCAAGGCATACAGAGGCGTATCTGCCATAGGCTTTGAAGGAGCGCATTACAGGCGCGACATAGCCTGGCAGGCGCTGTCGCCCAAAACACCAGGCAAAGGAGGAGATGCACGATGA
- the purH gene encoding bifunctional phosphoribosylaminoimidazolecarboxamide formyltransferase/IMP cyclohydrolase: MSVWNKDGIEEFAKGLSQRGWELLSSSGTARCLEKAGVPVKEVADLTGYPHILGGRVKTLHPAVIGGILARRHFEEDLNDVERYGIPLIDIVVCNLYPFEEKARQGANLDELLEHIDIGGVTLIRAAAKNYHYVVVVTDPSDYKLVLDEIDSESNVTLPTRERLALKAFSYTARYDAVIYAGLCEALGEKAGLPQALPLAMDKVLDLRYGENPHQAAALYLPPLSNLPWEVLSGKPLSYNNILDADCALRGCALLSDQPGCIIVKHTSPCGMACGRDLKEAYAKALECDPVSAFGGIVGLNRRVTTDLAETLSERFFEIAIAPDFEPDSLSLLKDKRPNMRLLRWNGGRAYDLQLVGTWGGILAQEDTPPPLPRPEAGEWVGKPRNDLWPDLILAWKAACLGKSNAIAVVKDGGTVGIGCGFPSRVDAVRWALERAGEKARGAVLASDAFFPFADSVELASQAGIAAIIQPGGSVRDEEVKEAALRLGVSMFLSGWRTFRH, translated from the coding sequence ATGTCTGTATGGAACAAAGACGGCATAGAGGAGTTCGCCAAGGGGTTATCCCAGAGGGGGTGGGAGCTCCTCTCGTCTTCGGGGACGGCGAGGTGCCTTGAAAAGGCAGGGGTCCCCGTCAAGGAAGTGGCCGACCTTACAGGATATCCCCACATCTTGGGAGGAAGGGTAAAAACGCTGCACCCAGCGGTAATCGGCGGCATCCTCGCCAGACGCCACTTCGAGGAGGACTTGAACGACGTCGAGCGATACGGCATCCCCCTCATAGATATCGTAGTATGCAACCTCTATCCCTTCGAAGAGAAGGCGCGCCAGGGAGCGAACCTGGACGAACTGTTAGAACACATAGACATCGGAGGGGTGACGCTGATCAGGGCGGCGGCCAAGAATTATCACTACGTCGTCGTCGTGACCGATCCGTCCGACTACAAGCTCGTGCTGGACGAAATCGATTCAGAAAGCAACGTCACCTTGCCAACGAGGGAACGCCTGGCACTCAAGGCCTTTTCCTATACGGCGCGATATGACGCGGTCATATACGCCGGCCTCTGCGAAGCGCTCGGAGAGAAGGCGGGGCTTCCTCAAGCACTGCCTCTGGCGATGGATAAAGTCCTCGACCTGCGTTACGGCGAAAACCCCCACCAAGCTGCGGCCCTCTACCTCCCGCCGTTGTCGAACCTTCCCTGGGAGGTCCTCTCCGGCAAACCTCTTTCCTACAACAACATCCTCGACGCCGATTGTGCGCTGCGCGGGTGCGCGCTCCTCTCCGACCAACCTGGCTGCATCATCGTCAAACATACCTCCCCCTGTGGGATGGCCTGCGGAAGAGACCTCAAAGAGGCATACGCGAAAGCCCTGGAATGTGATCCCGTCTCCGCCTTCGGCGGTATAGTGGGCTTAAACCGCCGCGTGACGACAGACCTGGCCGAAACGCTGAGCGAGCGCTTCTTTGAAATCGCGATAGCGCCGGACTTCGAACCCGACTCCCTATCGCTCTTGAAGGATAAGCGGCCGAACATGCGCCTCCTCCGTTGGAATGGCGGGCGGGCATACGATCTCCAACTGGTGGGCACGTGGGGAGGCATTCTCGCTCAGGAAGACACCCCTCCTCCCCTCCCCAGGCCCGAGGCGGGCGAATGGGTGGGCAAGCCGCGAAACGACCTGTGGCCCGATTTGATCCTGGCCTGGAAGGCGGCCTGCCTCGGAAAGAGCAACGCCATAGCCGTCGTCAAGGACGGAGGCACTGTAGGTATAGGATGCGGCTTTCCGAGCCGTGTCGATGCGGTGCGTTGGGCACTCGAAAGGGCGGGCGAGAAGGCGCGCGGAGCCGTGCTCGCCTCAGACGCCTTCTTCCCCTTCGCAGACAGCGTGGAGCTGGCGTCGCAGGCCGGCATAGCGGCCATAATCCAACCCGGCGGTTCCGTGCGCGACGAAGAAGTCAAAGAGGCGGCCCTTCGCCTGGGCGTGAGCATGTTCTTGAGCGGCTGGCGCACGTTCCGCCATTAG
- the purN gene encoding phosphoribosylglycinamide formyltransferase, whose protein sequence is MPKIAIMLSGRGTNMVALARRIASGDLDADIRLVGSDRPDAEGLARAEALSLPTLVLPYREKGKDEAEGLLLEHLEKKGVEWVVLAGFMRILSPRVISRFRDRIVNIHPALLPAFPGTEAIASAWNYGVKVTGVTIHLVDEEMDHGPILAQRCVPIDEGQTLEELEERIHEVEHDIYWRTLKDLFAGRYKKEGRRMKLDRT, encoded by the coding sequence ATGCCCAAGATAGCCATAATGCTCTCCGGGCGCGGCACGAATATGGTTGCGCTGGCGCGCAGGATCGCCTCGGGCGACCTCGACGCCGATATCCGGCTCGTCGGCAGCGACCGCCCTGACGCTGAAGGTTTGGCCCGCGCTGAAGCGCTTTCGCTGCCCACGCTGGTGCTGCCTTACCGAGAGAAGGGCAAAGACGAGGCCGAAGGGCTGCTCCTTGAGCATTTAGAGAAAAAGGGCGTCGAGTGGGTGGTGCTGGCCGGATTTATGCGCATCTTGAGCCCTCGCGTCATATCCCGCTTCAGGGACAGAATTGTGAACATCCACCCGGCTCTGCTTCCTGCCTTTCCCGGCACAGAGGCGATAGCGTCAGCCTGGAATTACGGCGTCAAAGTCACCGGAGTAACCATTCATCTGGTCGACGAGGAGATGGATCACGGCCCGATCTTGGCCCAGCGCTGCGTGCCCATAGATGAAGGCCAGACGCTGGAAGAGCTCGAGGAGCGCATCCACGAAGTAGAACACGACATCTACTGGAGGACGCTCAAAGACCTCTTCGCGGGCCGTTACAAGAAAGAAGGGAGGCGCATGAAGCTTGATCGAACATAG
- the purM gene encoding phosphoribosylformylglycinamidine cyclo-ligase, whose protein sequence is MALNYEESGVSLKKAHSWVERIKAVIGDGDPNVAKGIGGFCGLYKFSDGELLAGCCDGVGTKLEVARHFGRYKGLGQDLVAMNVNDLVTCGARPLFFLDYIACGTLDEDVFGEILEGVAEACKACDCALLGGETAQMPDVYPPGGFDLAGFAVGSVSPQALVDGKGVKEGDLLVGLESSGLHSNGYSLVRRLFFGPPGGMEGLEKALKEPAADVLLRPTRLYVRQALKASSTGAVKAMAHITGGGLEENINRSLPSGMRAEIDFSSWKRPPVFRCIAEAGVEEEEMRRVFNLGIGFVLVVSPEDESAVRRALEETGEKAIIIGKVASCPR, encoded by the coding sequence GTGGCTTTGAACTATGAGGAGTCGGGAGTGAGCCTGAAGAAGGCCCACTCTTGGGTGGAGCGCATAAAAGCCGTGATCGGGGACGGAGACCCTAACGTTGCCAAAGGAATAGGCGGGTTTTGCGGCCTCTATAAATTTTCTGACGGCGAGCTGTTGGCGGGATGCTGCGACGGCGTGGGGACAAAACTTGAGGTGGCGAGGCATTTCGGGCGCTACAAGGGCCTCGGCCAGGACCTGGTAGCCATGAACGTCAACGACTTGGTCACCTGCGGGGCGAGGCCGCTCTTCTTCCTCGACTACATCGCCTGCGGCACCTTGGACGAAGACGTCTTCGGCGAGATATTGGAAGGGGTCGCAGAGGCATGCAAGGCCTGCGATTGCGCCCTCCTGGGCGGCGAGACCGCCCAGATGCCCGACGTCTATCCACCGGGAGGGTTCGACTTGGCCGGCTTCGCGGTCGGATCGGTGAGCCCTCAGGCGCTCGTCGACGGGAAAGGAGTCAAAGAGGGAGACCTGCTCGTCGGCCTTGAAAGCTCCGGGCTCCACAGCAACGGCTACTCGCTCGTCCGTCGGCTATTTTTTGGTCCGCCAGGGGGAATGGAAGGGCTGGAAAAGGCCCTAAAAGAGCCGGCCGCCGACGTTCTGTTGCGCCCCACGAGGCTTTACGTCCGCCAGGCCCTAAAGGCATCTTCGACTGGCGCCGTCAAGGCCATGGCTCACATAACGGGCGGCGGGCTCGAGGAGAACATAAATCGCTCCCTCCCGTCGGGCATGAGGGCCGAGATAGACTTCTCAAGCTGGAAGCGACCTCCCGTATTCCGCTGCATCGCCGAAGCCGGCGTCGAAGAGGAAGAGATGCGGCGCGTCTTTAACTTGGGGATAGGTTTCGTCCTCGTCGTTTCGCCCGAGGACGAAAGCGCCGTGAGGCGCGCGCTCGAAGAGACGGGAGAGAAGGCGATAATCATAGGCAAGGTCGCATCATGCCCAAGATAG
- the purF gene encoding amidophosphoribosyltransferase, with product MCGVFGAFAQKDKLLLEDIYLGLFALQHRGQEAAGVAWIGPDGMLQSFKGMGLVHEALDQKRLSQIAARGAIGHVRYSTSGASIITNAQPLAANYAKGPVAISHNGNITNAEGIRLNLENRGAIFQSTTDTEVIIHLMAHQSHKAPLDALIDALERLNGAYSLAVLFKDALVAARDPWGFRPLVLGRRDDTYYVASESCALDLIRAEVIRNIEPGEVVVINDGGLSSLRIPLKAKRHYFCSFEYVYFARPDSIIDGRCVYIVRKEMGRRLAAASPCSRAQLVTDMPDSGTIAATGYADASGLPYERTIVRNRYVGRTFIQPTQKVRELGVQIKLNPMREVIDGKPLVVVDDSIVRGTTVAKVVSMMRKCGAREIHMRISSPPVRFPCYYGIDTPTRQELAAARFASLEDLKSSIEVDSLAYLKESDLVAAIGMPRDELCLACFNGEYLEEGNEGGFEL from the coding sequence ATGTGCGGCGTATTCGGCGCTTTCGCTCAAAAAGACAAGTTGTTGCTCGAAGACATATATCTGGGGCTTTTCGCTCTGCAGCATAGGGGGCAAGAGGCCGCAGGCGTGGCCTGGATAGGCCCCGATGGGATGTTGCAGAGTTTCAAAGGCATGGGTTTAGTCCACGAGGCTCTCGACCAGAAAAGGCTGTCTCAGATAGCGGCCCGCGGGGCCATAGGCCACGTCCGTTACTCTACATCCGGAGCCTCGATCATAACGAACGCTCAGCCGTTGGCGGCGAACTACGCCAAGGGACCGGTGGCCATTTCTCACAACGGCAACATAACCAACGCCGAGGGCATCCGCCTTAACTTAGAAAACAGAGGTGCGATATTTCAGTCCACCACCGACACAGAGGTCATCATACATCTCATGGCACATCAATCGCACAAAGCCCCCCTCGATGCCTTGATAGACGCGCTCGAGCGCCTGAACGGGGCCTACAGTCTGGCCGTGCTCTTCAAAGACGCGCTCGTGGCGGCGCGCGACCCCTGGGGGTTCCGTCCGCTCGTCTTGGGCCGGCGAGACGATACGTATTATGTGGCATCGGAAAGCTGTGCCCTCGACCTCATCAGAGCCGAGGTCATTCGCAACATAGAACCGGGAGAGGTAGTGGTCATAAACGACGGCGGCCTCTCGAGCCTTCGCATCCCCCTGAAGGCGAAAAGGCACTATTTTTGCTCCTTCGAATACGTCTATTTCGCCAGGCCCGACAGCATAATAGACGGGCGCTGCGTCTACATCGTGCGCAAGGAGATGGGGCGGCGGCTCGCCGCGGCTTCCCCATGTTCACGGGCTCAACTCGTGACGGACATGCCCGACAGCGGAACCATAGCCGCCACAGGCTACGCAGACGCTTCCGGCCTGCCCTACGAAAGAACCATCGTGAGAAACCGCTACGTGGGAAGGACATTCATTCAACCGACGCAAAAGGTGCGAGAGCTGGGCGTGCAGATAAAGCTCAACCCCATGAGAGAAGTGATAGACGGTAAGCCCCTCGTAGTGGTGGACGACTCCATCGTGAGGGGGACGACGGTGGCCAAGGTTGTGTCGATGATGCGCAAGTGCGGAGCGAGGGAGATCCACATGCGCATATCCTCACCCCCGGTTCGTTTTCCCTGCTACTATGGCATCGACACGCCGACTCGTCAAGAGCTCGCTGCGGCGCGCTTCGCCTCGCTCGAAGACTTGAAGAGTTCGATAGAAGTCGATTCGCTGGCATACCTGAAAGAGAGCGACCTCGTCGCCGCAATAGGAATGCCGCGGGATGAGCTGTGCCTGGCCTGCTTCAACGGGGAATATTTAGAGGAGGGAAACGAGGGTGGCTTTGAACTATGA
- the purL gene encoding phosphoribosylformylglycinamidine synthase subunit PurL — translation MNHRTLGLRDEEFDAIVEGLGREPNETELHLFSVMWSEHCSYKSTRRLLRLFPKEGKSVVQGPGENAGIVDVGDGWGAAFKVESHNHPSAVEPYQGAATGVGGIIRDILAMGAQPTASMDGLFFGREGARSTRRLSDGIIRGVGDYGNCVGVPTVGGKTAYDPSYDENPLVNAFCLGLVRLDRVIKSSTAASGQVAVLIGSPTGRDGIGGATFASVELADETKSSRPQVQIGDPFAEKLLVECCLELVGLGAVVSMQDMGAGGITSSASEVAAKSGVSVNIELDRVPLREEGMAPWEIALSESQERMLLIVQKKDMELVESVAAKWGLNCAPIGTTTPGDRFVLKYKGNVVADVPASLLGGGCPEISWPSLPPEDLNDRQCLGAEQTKPPKGWEDAIVSLLSHPNWADKSWIYEQYDHMVQINTIVGPGSPVTLLRIKPNGRFLALVMESDPWKCRLDPFSGGAETVAKGLRALAVCGAVPLGMTDCLNFPSPEKPDQFWELEEAVRGMATACREMACPVVSGNVSLYNETSKSKILPTPLACIVGLVDSLEDFLPSGRWKEGNRLFLVGSPGGSLAGSAYQHVFSGKPRGVPVPFDAQKEKSFLERAAKTAKSRVAESALALAGGGLALALAKEAIESGKGAQVNFDAEAKPELLLFGEGGPRAIYAIPPDKAAAFCHIWQGFPVSHIGKVGGSELSVNGLFKVRLEKLIRAWRRP, via the coding sequence TTGAACCATCGCACCTTGGGATTGCGAGACGAAGAATTCGATGCCATCGTAGAAGGGCTCGGGAGAGAGCCCAACGAGACCGAGCTGCACTTGTTCTCCGTCATGTGGTCAGAACACTGCAGCTATAAATCGACGCGCCGCCTCCTCCGCCTATTCCCCAAAGAGGGTAAAAGCGTCGTCCAGGGCCCCGGAGAGAACGCCGGCATCGTCGACGTGGGAGACGGTTGGGGTGCGGCTTTCAAGGTGGAAAGCCATAACCACCCGTCCGCGGTCGAGCCATATCAAGGGGCGGCCACGGGCGTAGGGGGAATAATCAGGGACATACTCGCGATGGGGGCGCAACCCACCGCCTCCATGGACGGGCTGTTCTTCGGTCGAGAGGGCGCACGAAGCACGAGGCGGCTCTCGGACGGGATCATAAGGGGGGTCGGCGATTACGGCAACTGTGTGGGCGTGCCCACGGTGGGAGGCAAGACGGCCTACGACCCTTCTTACGACGAAAACCCCCTCGTAAACGCCTTCTGCCTGGGCTTGGTGCGGCTGGACCGCGTCATCAAGTCCTCCACGGCTGCCTCGGGGCAGGTGGCGGTCCTGATCGGATCCCCCACGGGCAGAGACGGCATCGGTGGCGCCACCTTCGCATCCGTGGAACTGGCAGATGAGACGAAAAGCAGCCGCCCGCAGGTCCAGATCGGCGACCCCTTCGCGGAGAAGCTGTTGGTCGAATGCTGCCTGGAGCTCGTCGGGCTCGGCGCGGTAGTTAGCATGCAGGACATGGGGGCCGGCGGTATCACATCCTCCGCCAGCGAAGTGGCCGCAAAGAGCGGCGTCAGTGTAAACATAGAACTCGACAGAGTCCCCCTGCGAGAAGAGGGAATGGCTCCTTGGGAGATAGCGCTTTCGGAGTCGCAGGAGCGCATGCTCCTGATAGTGCAGAAAAAAGACATGGAACTCGTGGAGAGCGTCGCCGCCAAGTGGGGGCTGAACTGCGCACCGATAGGCACGACGACGCCTGGCGACAGATTCGTCCTCAAGTATAAAGGCAACGTGGTCGCCGATGTGCCAGCCTCCCTCTTGGGAGGGGGGTGTCCCGAAATATCGTGGCCTTCTCTGCCTCCCGAAGATTTAAACGATAGACAATGCCTTGGCGCCGAGCAGACAAAACCTCCCAAGGGATGGGAAGACGCGATCGTTTCTCTGCTTTCTCACCCCAACTGGGCGGATAAGTCGTGGATATACGAGCAATACGACCACATGGTGCAGATAAACACGATCGTCGGCCCGGGTTCGCCCGTAACGCTGTTGCGCATAAAGCCGAACGGCCGATTCCTCGCGTTGGTCATGGAAAGCGACCCGTGGAAATGCCGCCTCGACCCATTTTCGGGAGGGGCAGAGACCGTGGCCAAAGGCCTGAGGGCTCTGGCCGTATGCGGAGCCGTGCCGTTGGGAATGACCGATTGCCTTAACTTCCCTTCGCCGGAAAAGCCGGACCAGTTTTGGGAGCTGGAGGAGGCTGTGCGCGGAATGGCGACGGCCTGCCGCGAGATGGCCTGCCCCGTGGTTTCGGGCAACGTCAGCCTCTACAACGAGACGTCGAAGTCCAAAATACTGCCCACGCCCCTCGCCTGCATCGTAGGCCTCGTCGACTCGCTGGAGGATTTCCTCCCATCTGGGCGCTGGAAAGAGGGGAACCGCCTCTTCCTCGTCGGTTCGCCCGGCGGCTCGCTGGCCGGAAGCGCATACCAACACGTCTTCTCCGGAAAGCCGCGCGGCGTGCCGGTCCCCTTCGATGCACAAAAGGAAAAGTCCTTCCTCGAGCGCGCTGCAAAGACGGCCAAAAGCAGGGTGGCTGAAAGCGCCCTGGCGCTTGCAGGGGGAGGGTTGGCCCTGGCGCTGGCGAAGGAAGCCATAGAAAGCGGCAAGGGAGCGCAAGTGAATTTTGATGCGGAAGCGAAGCCGGAGCTCTTGCTCTTCGGCGAAGGGGGACCGAGGGCCATATATGCCATCCCGCCGGATAAAGCGGCCGCCTTTTGCCATATATGGCAGGGCTTCCCCGTGAGCCACATCGGCAAGGTCGGAGGGAGCGAGTTATCCGTAAACGGCCTCTTCAAGGTCCGGTTAGAAAAGCTCATTCGAGCCTGGAGGAGACCGTAA